A DNA window from Setaria viridis chromosome 2, Setaria_viridis_v4.0, whole genome shotgun sequence contains the following coding sequences:
- the LOC117845042 gene encoding uncharacterized protein, with protein sequence MAFLQKVGNLVKRSTGASSSLNQAVRCMSSSKLFIGGISYGTDEHSLRDAFADYGEVIEARIIMDRETGRSRGFGFVTYTSTEEAAAAITGMDGKDLQGRIVRVSYAHDRGSRAGGGGYGGGGFGGGGYGDGGYGGGYGRGGGGGYSGGGGYGGGSYGGSGGYASGGGGYNDGGNMGPRYNTGGSYGVSQGGRGGFGVDAGYTGGYNATPGSYSGDSFNQGGGTPAYGGGNYGAGNNSYADNAPNNASVGKLDDLLSDLKVDGAGEAEGEGEPEDLGLADEDMKGKGQDEFAQDDFKDQDEPNEANKSS encoded by the exons ATGGCGTTCCTGCAGAAGGTTGGGAATCTTGTCAAGCGATCCACTGGTGCCAGCTCGTCGCTCAACCAGGCGGTTCGATGCATGTCCTCCTCCAAGCTTTTCATAGGAG GAATCTCGTATGGCACAGATGAGCACAGCCTGAGGGATGCGTTTGCAGACTATGGTGAAGTCATTGAAG CTAGGATAATCATGGACCGGGAAACCGGAAGATCGAGGGGGTTTGGTTTTGTGACATACACATCCACAGAGGAGGCAGCCGCTGCCATTACTGGCATGGATGGGAAG GATTTGCAGGGTCGGATAGTGAGGGTCAGTTATGCTCATGACCGTGGTAGCCGTGCTGGTGGAGGCGGCTACGGCGGTGGTGGATTTGGTGGAGGTGGCTATGGCGACGGTGGATATGGTGGAGGATATggcagaggtggtggtggaggctaTAGCGGAGGTGGTGGGTATGGTGGAGGTTCATATGGTGGTAGCGGAGGCTATgccagtggtggcggcggctataACGATGGTGGTAATATGGGCCCAAGGTACAACACTGGGGGAAGCTATGGTGTTTCTCAAGGTGGGCGAGGTGGGTTTGGTGTTGATGCTGGTTACACTGGTGGATATAATGCTACTCCTGGCAGTTACAGTGGTGATAGCTTCAATCAAGGGGGTGGCACACCAGCATATGGAGGCGGGAACTATGGGGCAGGCAACAACAGCTATGCAGACAATGCCCCCAACAATGCGTCTGTTGGCAAACTGGATGACTTGTTAAGTGATCTCAAAGTTGATGGTGCTGGTGAGGCTGAGGGAGAGGGCGAGCCTGAGGATCTTGGCTTAGCAGATGAGGACATGAAAGGGAAAGGTCAAGATGAATTCGCTCAGGATGATTTCAAGGACCAAGATGAGCCTAATGAGGCCAACAAAAGTAGTTAA